Proteins found in one Streptococcus anginosus subsp. whileyi MAS624 genomic segment:
- the queA gene encoding tRNA preQ1(34) S-adenosylmethionine ribosyltransferase-isomerase QueA, giving the protein MNTADFDFHLPEELIAQTPLEKRDASRLLVVNHETGQLEDTHFDAIIDQLHPGDALVMNDTRVLPARLHGEKPETGGHVELLLLKNIAGDNWEVLAKPAKRLKVGVAISFGDGRLTATVLEELEHGGRIVRFHYQGIFLEVLESLGEMPLPPYIHEKLKDRERYQTVYAKENGSAAAPTAGLHFTKELLAQIEAKGVKLVYLTLHVGLGTFRPVSVDNVDKHEMHSEFYTLSEEAANTLRQVKASGKRVIAVGTTSIRTLETIGSKFNGEIKADSGWTNIFIKPGYDWKIVDAFSTNFHLPKSTLVMLVSAFAGRELVLSAYQHAIDEKYRFFSFGDAMFIK; this is encoded by the coding sequence ATGAATACTGCTGATTTTGACTTTCATTTACCAGAAGAGTTAATCGCGCAAACACCTTTAGAAAAGCGAGATGCTTCCCGCCTTTTAGTCGTCAATCACGAAACTGGTCAACTGGAAGATACTCACTTCGATGCGATTATTGATCAATTACATCCTGGAGATGCTTTGGTCATGAACGATACGCGCGTCTTACCTGCACGCCTTCACGGTGAAAAACCTGAAACAGGCGGGCATGTTGAATTGCTACTCTTAAAAAACATCGCAGGTGATAATTGGGAAGTACTGGCTAAGCCCGCCAAACGGTTAAAAGTCGGAGTGGCTATTTCTTTTGGCGACGGACGCTTGACAGCAACTGTCTTAGAAGAATTAGAACACGGTGGACGAATTGTACGTTTCCATTACCAAGGCATTTTCTTAGAAGTGCTTGAAAGTCTGGGCGAAATGCCCTTGCCGCCTTATATCCACGAAAAGCTAAAAGACCGTGAACGCTACCAGACTGTCTATGCCAAAGAAAATGGCTCAGCAGCTGCTCCTACTGCCGGGCTTCATTTTACCAAAGAGCTGCTGGCTCAGATTGAAGCCAAAGGTGTGAAATTAGTCTATCTGACGCTTCATGTTGGTCTAGGAACCTTCCGTCCTGTTTCTGTAGACAATGTAGACAAGCATGAGATGCATTCAGAATTCTATACATTGTCTGAAGAAGCAGCTAACACGCTTCGACAAGTCAAAGCCAGCGGAAAACGTGTTATAGCGGTCGGAACAACTTCTATCCGTACACTAGAGACAATCGGTTCAAAATTTAATGGGGAAATCAAAGCAGACTCCGGTTGGACCAACATCTTTATTAAACCTGGCTACGATTGGAAAATCGTAGATGCTTTTTCTACCAATTTCCACCTTCCAAAGTCCACTCTCGTCATGCTCGTTTCAGCCTTTGCAGGTCGAGAATTAGTGCTCTCTGCTTATCAGCATGCCATTGATGAAAAATACCGCTTTTTCAGCTTTGGAGATGCTATGTTTATAAAATAA
- a CDS encoding arginine repressor has protein sequence MNKIESRHRLIRSLVLEKKIHTQQELQDLLSANGVTVTQSTLSRDIKALNLVKVHEADISYYIINSMAPSRWEKRLRLYMEDALIMLRPVQHQVVMKTLPGLAQSFGSILDALEFSEIVATVCGDDVCLIICEDNQKAQDCFNKLKQFAPPFFFSKD, from the coding sequence ATGAATAAAATTGAAAGCCGTCATCGACTCATTCGCTCACTTGTCCTAGAGAAAAAAATTCACACACAACAAGAATTACAAGATTTGCTTTCAGCAAATGGCGTTACAGTGACGCAATCCACACTTTCTCGAGACATTAAAGCTTTGAACTTGGTAAAAGTACACGAAGCAGATATTTCTTATTATATTATCAATAGCATGGCACCTTCACGCTGGGAAAAACGCCTGCGTCTCTATATGGAAGATGCCTTGATTATGTTGCGTCCTGTTCAACATCAAGTTGTCATGAAAACTCTTCCTGGATTGGCACAATCATTCGGTTCTATCTTAGATGCTCTAGAATTTTCCGAAATTGTCGCAACGGTCTGCGGGGATGATGTCTGCTTGATTATCTGCGAGGACAATCAAAAAGCGCAAGACTGTTTTAACAAATTAAAACAATTTGCACCCCCGTTCTTCTTTAGTAAAGATTAA